A single genomic interval of Aythya fuligula isolate bAytFul2 chromosome 28, bAytFul2.pri, whole genome shotgun sequence harbors:
- the LOC116499638 gene encoding ER membrane protein complex subunit 4-like isoform X1, translated as MNLFIMYMAGNTISIFPAMMVGMMGWRLLQALLSLSTTLKLLESSSARLLQGLVFLVGNGLGLALALYKCQAMGLLPTHASDWLALVAPPQVRGKNTKKTGPEGRKMGAKQ; from the exons ATGAACCTCTTCATCATGTACATGGCCGGCAACACCATCAGCATCTTCCCAGCCATGATGGTGGGCATGATGGGCTGGcgcctgctgcaggcactgctctcCCTCTCCACCA CCCTGAAGCTGCTGGAGAGTTCAAGCGCGCGGCTGCTGCAGGGTTTGGTGTTCCTGGTGGGCaacgggctggggctggcgctTGCCCTCTACAAGTGCCAGgccatggggctgctgcccacGCACGCCTCCGACTGGCTTGCCTTGGTCGCGCCCCCGCAGGTACGGgggaaaaacaccaaaaaaacgGGGCCAGAAGGGCGAAAAATGGGGGCGAAACAGTGA
- the LOC116499638 gene encoding ER membrane protein complex subunit 4-like isoform X2, with translation MNLFIMYMAGNTISIFPAMMVGMMGWRLLQALLSLSTTLKLLESSSARLLQGLVFLVGNGLGLALALYKCQAMGLLPTHASDWLALVAPPQDWTLSRHA, from the exons ATGAACCTCTTCATCATGTACATGGCCGGCAACACCATCAGCATCTTCCCAGCCATGATGGTGGGCATGATGGGCTGGcgcctgctgcaggcactgctctcCCTCTCCACCA CCCTGAAGCTGCTGGAGAGTTCAAGCGCGCGGCTGCTGCAGGGTTTGGTGTTCCTGGTGGGCaacgggctggggctggcgctTGCCCTCTACAAGTGCCAGgccatggggctgctgcccacGCACGCCTCCGACTGGCTTGCCTTGGTCGCGCCCCCGCAG